One Pararge aegeria chromosome 4, ilParAegt1.1, whole genome shotgun sequence DNA segment encodes these proteins:
- the LOC120623383 gene encoding bystin translates to MGKAKKFKPSQVAKNISLADQIETSNVIKIKNRKDKTRQDEGDEEFVTADLSKKILKAARRQQAEISNGIPSTTSATAPSASISFLDQSSDHEESSDHDDLEPDTFYDNIEINEEDEEALKMFMSSKPEKTRTLADIIKDKITDKHTELQTQFSDVETLKLQNIDPRIKTMYEGVRDVLQKYRSGKLPKAFKMIPHLQNWEQILYITEPTTWSAAAMYQATRIFASNLKEKMAQRFYNLVVLPRVRDDLAEYKRLNFHLYQALRKSLFKPGAFMKGILLPLLEAGDCTLREAVIVGSVLARNSVPVLHSSAALLKIAEMDYTGANSIFLRILFDKKYALPYRVVDSVVFHFIRFQSESRVLPVLWHQALLTFVQRYKADISTEQRDALLELLRKQSHPTITSEIRRELQAAKCRDIEVNDQIQNCMVVE, encoded by the exons atgggCAAGGCTAAAAAATTTAAGCCCTCACAAGTGGCAAAAAATATATCACTCGCAGATCAAATAGAAACATcgaatgttataaaaattaaaaatagaaaagacaAAACCAGACAAGATGAAGGCGATGAagaa TTTGTTACTGCTGatctgtcaaaaaaaatattaaaagctgCAAGGCGACAACAGGCCGAAATTAGTAATGGAATTCCTTCCACCACATCAGCTACAGCACCTTCAGCTTCAATATCATTTCTTG atcaATCATCTGATCATGAAGAGAGCTCGGACCATGATGATTTGGAACCAGATACATTTTATGATAACATTGAGATCAATGAAGAAGACGAGGAAGcacttaaaatgtttatgtCCTCAAAACCTGAGAAAACACGAACGCTAGCAGATATCATAAAGGATAAAATAACAGATAAACATACTGAACTGCAAACTCAATTCTCAGATGTAGAAACCTTGAAACTGCAAAATATTGACCCTAG AATTAAGACCATGTATGAAGGTGTGAGGGATGTCTTGCAAAAATACCGATCAGGAAAATTGCCCAAGGCATTTAAAATGATACCACATTTACAAAATTGGGAACAAATACTATACATTACAGAACCTACTACTTGGTCAGCAGCAGCCATGTATCAA GCAACAAGAATTTTTGCCTCAAACTTAAAAGAGAAAATGGCACAGAGGTTTTATAACTTAGTTGTCCTACCTAGAGTAAGAGATGATTTGGCGGAATACAAAAGATTAAATTTCCATTTATACCAAGCCTTACGGAAATCTCTATTTAAGCCGGGAGCTTTCATGAAAGGCATTTTATTGCCACTTTTAGAG GCTGGGGACTGCACATTGCGCGAAGCTGTTATAGTTGGTTCTGTTTTGGCACGGAATTCAGTGCCAGTGCTTCATTCTAGTGCAGCTTTGTTAAAAATAGCAGAAATGGACTATACTGGTGccaattcaatatttttgagaatactgtttgataaaaaatatgctCTGCCATATCGGGTTGTGGACTCAGTTGTATTCCACTTTATCAG ATTCCAGAGTGAATCCAGAGTTTTGCCAGTGCTGTGGCATCAAGCATTGCTGACCTTTGTTCAACGATACAAAGCTGATATATCAACCGAGCAACGAGATGCTCTTCTAGAACTCTTAAGAAAACAATCACACCCTACAATCACTTCAGAA atacgaCGAGAATTGCAAGCAGCTAAATGCAGGGACATAGAAGTTAATGATCAAATCCAAAACTGTATGGTTGTTGAATAA
- the LOC120623517 gene encoding uncharacterized protein LOC120623517 encodes MDRKSFSIVLSMFFMLTAAEANSIQSITNLKWDHGLSATLNDYVDKTIKMIVPFLQENGLDPMELPEIIEGFEVRPVIITYSAWLRLHDGQMRGLVNVDRHSDQHVKYYAKMLRVRVQLQFTNLEFDYKYLVKVMNIGPTGGIIGSLDRFIIIADVLIDFNNDEIHLQQFSITNIGRLRVRLTGNILTDWLVNPVIGVFTRVFNTIIMKVVELNIRNAAQTAIGSINSSIRDIIDVIESHN; translated from the exons ATGGATAGAAAAAGTTTTAGTATTGTGCTATCTATGTTCTTTATGTTGACGGCAGCAGAGGCGAATTCCATTCAAAGCATAACTAA TTTAAAATGGGACCACGGGTTATCGGCCACATTAAATGACTATGTAGATAAAACTATAAAGATGATAGTACCTTTCCTTCAAGAAAATGGCCTTGATCCTATGGAACTGCCTGAAATCATCGAGGGATTCGAAGTC AGGCCTGTTATTATCACGTACAGCGCTTGGCTGCGGTTGCATGATGGTCAGATGAGAGGGCTGGTAAACGTGGACCGACATAGTGACCAGCATGTGAAATACTACGCGAAAATGTTGCGTGTACGCGTTCAACTGCAGTTCACTAACTTAGAA TTCGACTACAAATATCTGGTAAAGGTTATGAACATAGGACCTACGGGCGGCATCATCGGTTCGCTGGATCGGTTCATCATAATTGCCGATGTCTTGATCGATTTCAACAACGATGAAATTCATTTGCAACAGTTTTCAATCACTAACATTGG GCGTCTTCGGGTACGTTTAACCGGCAATATTCTGACTGACTGGCTCGTAAACCCGGTCATTGGAGTGTTTACGAGAGTCTTTAATACCATCATAATGAAAGTCGTGGAACTCAACATTCGAAATGCAGCACAGACAGCTATTGGTTCTATCAACTCGAGTATACGTGATATCATTGATGTCATCGAATCACACAACTGA